GCGAGCGCCTGTGCCTCGCGCAGCACGCGCTCGCGCAGCATGCGAGCCGCCTGCGGGTCGTACTCGGCGAGCCCCGGGTCGGGTGGGCGCACCTCTTTGAGGGCGACGGCCCGGTCGAGCACGATGTCCCTCGCACGCCACACCGTGCCCATCCCGCCGCCGCCGAGCCGCGTCTGGAGCTCGAAGCGGCCATCGATCACCCGTCTGCCGGGCTCCGAGTCGTTCATGGGCGGGAGCCTACGGTGCGTCGGTGACACGCTGCAGAGCGGGTGGCGGATCGTGCCCCCGGTTCTCTCCTTGACGCCCTTGACAAGGGGCCGGTCACCGGGGGGTCTGTTGGTCGCCCTATTACGGGTGTGATCCGCAGCGGCCTTGACCAGCGGTGACAAGTCCCGGCGATTTCTCACCATGCCCCGCCAGGAGGCAACGCTTCCCGGCTGCGGAACTTAGCGCCCAGCGGCGCTTTCCTGCCCCGGTCAGGACCAAGATTGGAGCGGTTGCCATTCGCGCGGCCAGAGTCTCACCCACGGGATGATCCGAGCCCTCGACGAGTGACCTCCTCTGGTCCAGGGCCTCGCCTCGTTCTTTCAGAACGACTGGGACGTGACTCCGTGCGTGAGAACGGGTTCTGGCTCGCTTTCCGTGATGCGCACGCTGAGTGAAGGCTGACCCTCCGGTCAGGTTCCGGGAGGTTACCCAGGGCTCCGCGGCGGCCGACGCCGGGGCTGCAGGTGCGGGTTGCTCAGCCCCGTGAGCGTCGCGTCGGTCGTGCCGTGGCGGCGTCGGGCGGCCCTGTCCGGCTGGTTGACCTCGGGCGGCTGTCGAGGGCGACGCCGAGCACGTGGACCAGCCGATCTCCGCCCTGAGTCGGGCGGAGACCGGCCACGGGACCGTGACGGCGGGCGCGCGCCGCGGCACCGTGGACGGAGATGGTCACCCTTCCGCCAGTCGCCGCAGCAGCCGTCTGCCGGCGGACCCGGTGAACCACTCCGCATGGCCGACGTAGTAGTCGTACGCCAGGCGGGTGTTCTCCGCCGAGCGTGTGATGCCGTGGAAGTAGCCGAGCTCGGAGAGCGCGAACTCCGCGTGCACCAGCGGCAGGAGCACGGGGAGCGCTGCCGACTCCTGGGCGGTCAGTGGCCGCACGGACCGGTAGCCGTCGAGGAGGGCCACGGCGTCCTCCTCGCGCACGGGGCAGCCCGTCTGCAGCCACTGGACGGCGTTGCGCTCGATGGCCGTGGCCAGGTCGTGAACGGCCGTCGTCCGGTCGCTCATGCCGAAGTCCAGGACGGTGGACACCTCGCCGTCGGCGTCCCACAGCAGGTTCGAGGCGTGCCAGTCGTTGTGGGTCCACAGCGGGACGAGGCCGGGGAGGAGCGGACCCAGCCGCTCGTGCAGCGGCAGCAGGATGCGCTCCGTGTCCTCGCGCCAAGGGAAGATCTTCAGCCCCTCCTCCAGGGCGGGCCGCTCGGCCACGTGACGTTCCAGCGCCTGCAGCGGCTCGTCCGAGGCGAACACCGTGAACGACGCCACCAGCGGCTGCGCCCGACGGCGCGGTGCGTCGAAGCCCTCCGCCGCCAGGTGCAGCCGGGCCAGCGCCATACCGGCCGCCCGCGCGTGGGCGGGGGAGCGGAACGGCGACCAGGACAGCGCGTCCCGGTACAGATCCATGCCGACGCCGGCCGAGTGAACCTCGTACGTCCACTCACCGCGAACGGCCGTGTCCAGCACCTCCACCACCGGGGTGCCGCGGTTCCGCAGGTGACGCAGGAACGCGTGTTCCTCGGCGAGCCCCTCTGCCGTCCGTACGGAGACATGGTGCCGTTTCACGAACAGGCGTCGACCATCCCGCTCCACGACGGCCGCCGCGGACAAGGGGCGCGGGCTGCGCCACACCACGCGCGAGGGCCCGGCCACATCCGTCACCTCCGCGTCGGTGAGCGGCGCCCAGTCCGGCTCCACAGCCTTGGTGCCCATGCCGTGCGCCATGTGTGAACTCACGGTGCACCCACTGCCGTTGTGCCGCGCAGCGCGTCCAGGACCCGGCGCTCGGCCGCCCCGAACCCAGGTGTCGTGACATCCTCCGCGCCCCGCGGGCGGGACAGCGGCACCTCGAACCGCTCGACCACCGTGGCCGGACGCGGCGACAGGACGTGCACGGTGTCCGCGAGCAGCACGGCCTCACGGATGTCATGGGTGACAAGGACCACCGTCCAGCGGTACTTCTGCCACATCCCGGCCAGCCAGATCTGCATGTCGCTCCTGGTCAGCGAGTCGAGTGCGCCGAACGGCTCGTCGAGCAGGAGCACCGGCCGCTCAAGGACGACCGTCCGCAGCAGTGCGGCCCGCTGTCGCATCCCGCCGCTGAGCTGCGACGGGTACGCCTTCTGGAAGCCGTCGAGCCCGAAGTCCGCGAAGAGCGCGTCGGCCCGCGCCCTCGCCTCCTTCCTCCGCACTCCCTGCGCCTCAAGGCCCAGGGCAGTGTTGTCCAGCACGGTCCGCCAGGGGAACAGCAGGTCCTTCTGCGGCATGTACGCGACCTTGCCGGACCTCCCACCGGGTGGCTCACCCTCCACCCGTACCTGTCCCGAGGTGGGCCGGTCGAGGCCGGAGACGAGGTTGAACAGCGTGCTCTTGCCGCTGCCGCTGGGTCCGATGACGGCCGCGAACTCGCCCGGTTCCACGAACAGATCCAGGTCCCGCAGCACCTCCAGCGATCCGAAGGTCTTGCCGACCCCCTCGACGCGCAGACCGCTCACGACGTCACCTTCCTCTGCGCCCGCTCCCAGGGCAGGACCAGCCGCTGCAGCAGGTAGGTGGCCCCGAACAGCGCGATGCTCAGCGCCGCCGTCACTCCGACCGCCGCGAACACCAGGTCCGTACGGAACGCGCTCTTCTGCGCCTGCATGTAGATGCCGAGGCCGGCCTCGGCGCCCGCGTACTCGGCGAAGACCGCCCCGACGACCGCGTACGTGACGCTCACCCGCAGCCCCGCGAAGAAGTACGGCATCGCACTGGGCACGCGGACCAGCCGGAAGGCCCGCCATCGGCCCGCGCCGAGTGTGCGCAGCAGCCGCATCGCCTCCCGGTCGGTCGAGGCGAACCCGGCGGCGAGGTTCGCCGCGAGCGGGAAGAACGTCGTCAGCGTCACCACCAGCATCTTCGGCAGCAGCCCGAAGCCGAACCAGATGATGAGCAGGGGTGCCACCGCCACGATCGGGATCGTCTGCGTGGCGACGAGGAGCGGATACAGGCCCCGGCGGGCCGCCGCCGAGAAGTCCAGCAGGACGGCGATCAGCCAGGCGGCCACGAAGGAGAGGGCGAAGCCGAGCAGCGTCTCCTGGAGCGTGGGCAGCGTCTGCGTCCACAACTCCGCCCGGTTCTCCCAGCCCTGCTCCACCACTCGCGCGGGACTCGGCAGGGCCGTCGGGTCGACCCCGGTAGCCGTCACGTACACCTGCCAGCCGCCCACGACGACGGCGAGGACCAGCAAGGGCGGCCACAGCGACCGCAGCACCCGACTCACTTGGCGACCGGGAGGTAGGCGTTGGTGAAGAACTCCGAGGCGTCCGGGGTCTTCGTCTGCTTCTTGCCGTTCGCGTCGACGAGCAGCCCCGCCTTGTACTCGAAGTCGGCGAAGGCCTGCCAGCGCTCGGCACTCTGCGTACCGATGGCCCCGTCGGCGCCCTTGTAGTACTCCTTCGCCAGCAGCCGCTCGCTCTTCTTCACCAGTTCGGTGTTGGTGAGGATGCTCTTGTTCGCGGAGATCAGCAGGTCGGCCGCCTCGTCCGGCCGGTCGACGGCGTAGCGGTAGCCCTTGTCGAGGGCCGCCAGGAACTTCTTCGCGGTCTCCGGGTTCTTCTTCAGGTACTGGTCGGAGGAAGCCACCAGCGTCGAGTAGATCGCCGGGAAGCCGTACTCCGACAGCTGGAAGTTCTTCAGCGGCTTCCCGCTCAGCTCGGCCTCCAGCCCCTCCCACGTCGGCATCGGCATCGCGAAGTCGGCCTTGCCCGCGTAGAGCGCCGCGTACGCGGAGGTGCTGAGAGTGACCTGCTTGAAGTCGCCCTTGCCGCCGGCGTTCCGGACCACCTCTTGGAGCAGCGGCTTCTCGTAGGGGGCGCCGAAACCGGCGTATGTCGCGCCGTCCAGATCCTTCGGGGAGCCGATGTCGGCGCGGTCGGCGCGCACGGCGACGGTCACGTTCGTCTTCTGCGTGACCGCGTAGACGGAGGTGATGTCCTGGCCGGCCGCACGCGCAGTGGTGACGCCTTCCTGGTAGGAGATGCCGAAGTCGGCCTTGTGGGCCGCGACGAGGGTCTCGGGCGCGGTCGCGCCGTAGGGGACGATCTTCAGGTCGATGCCCGCGGCCTTGAACCAGCCCTTGGCCTGGGCGACGTAGATGCCGGTGTGGTTGGTGTTGGGGGTCCAGTCGAGGGCGAGCGTGACGGTGGTCGTGCCGTCCTTCGCGGTGGTCGAGGCACCGGCGTCGGTGTCGGCGGAGCAGGCGGTGGTGACGGCGAGCAGGGAGATCGCGGCCATGGCGGGGATGAGGGGGCGGTGGTGCATGCCGGGGTCCTTCGTACAGGAGGGGAGTCGGGTGGTGTCGGAGTGGTGGTCACGGCCGACACAGCGCCCCGTCCATCCGCATGAAGTCGACGGCGAGACGCCGGGTGAGCGATCGCGCCTGGCAGGTCAGGACCTTCACGCCGGCACGTCCAGGAGGCTGTTGGTGAAGGACCGGTCCCAGTCGCGGGCGTGCCCGACGGCGCCGTGTTCCGCGAGCCAGTGCGCGTACGGCCCCATACGGTCCTCGTCGATCACGCCCCAGCGGCCGTGCGCGTCTGTCCAGGTGGGGGCGACCAGGGAGAGGGAGCGTGCGATCAGCGAACGCGGGAAGTACGGGATCACTCGCTCCAACAGCTCCAGCGTGGCGTCGGGCTCCTGGGCAGCGGCCGCGTAACCGCGAGCTGTGACGGCGAGGAAGTTCCGTACCAGGGAGGGCTGTCGGTCCAGCAGTCGTTCGCTCGTGCCGAGCAGATAGCTGTGGTAGCGCGGCGCGCCGATCTCGTCTACGGGCCAGGTCAGCCGCTGCTCCTCGGGCAGGTCGCCGCGCAGCGCGTCCCACGACCAGTAGTTGCCGAAAGTGGCGTCCGCCTCGCCCGCGGCTATGTCGTCCACGGTCAGCTCGCGGGCGCCCGCGTCGATGATCGCCACGGCATCCGGATCGCCGCCGTCGGCCGCCACCAGATGACGGACCATGGCCAGGCCGCGCGGGGTCGGGTTGAGGGCGATGCGGCGGCCGGCGAGGTCGCGAGGACGTTTGATGCCGGTCGACGTCGTGGTCTGGATTGCCTCCAGGCCCCGGTGGTTGACGGCCGCGACCGCGATCAGCGGCTGACCCTGCGCGGCACGGCGGGCGAGCAGTCGGTTGGGCGGGAAGACGCCGAAGTCCACCTCGCCCTGAGCGAGGTACTCCAGTGTGTCGCCGCGCCCGGGATCCTGTACGACCAGTTCGACGTCCAGGCCCGCCTCGGCGAACCAGCGGCGGGCGCGGGCGACATAGAAACCGGCAGAATTCGGCCAGGGGTGGAAATAGTCGAGCATGACCCGAATGTGTGACATGAGGGTACTCCGGAAGCGGCGCGCGGCAGCGCAAGGCGATGGGGAGGGAGGGAAGGCGAGGCGGAACGGTCAGTGGGACCGACGACAGCACGCGCGACAACAACAGGAGGCGGACGCCGGGGCGTTGGTCGCCAGGGGCGTCGACTCGACTGCTGCGAACACGTGAACTCCTACGCGGGACGCCAGAAGGCGCGATTGGTGCGGTCGGCGTCCCCATGGGGATCGCGCTCGACGAACGGATCCCAGACGCCCTCTCAGCCCAGCCGGGTAGGGGCTCCCGCGTAGATGGCCGAAACC
This is a stretch of genomic DNA from Streptomyces sp. R44. It encodes these proteins:
- a CDS encoding phosphotransferase enzyme family protein; translation: MGTKAVEPDWAPLTDAEVTDVAGPSRVVWRSPRPLSAAAVVERDGRRLFVKRHHVSVRTAEGLAEEHAFLRHLRNRGTPVVEVLDTAVRGEWTYEVHSAGVGMDLYRDALSWSPFRSPAHARAAGMALARLHLAAEGFDAPRRRAQPLVASFTVFASDEPLQALERHVAERPALEEGLKIFPWREDTERILLPLHERLGPLLPGLVPLWTHNDWHASNLLWDADGEVSTVLDFGMSDRTTAVHDLATAIERNAVQWLQTGCPVREEDAVALLDGYRSVRPLTAQESAALPVLLPLVHAEFALSELGYFHGITRSAENTRLAYDYYVGHAEWFTGSAGRRLLRRLAEG
- a CDS encoding ABC transporter ATP-binding protein; this translates as MSGLRVEGVGKTFGSLEVLRDLDLFVEPGEFAAVIGPSGSGKSTLFNLVSGLDRPTSGQVRVEGEPPGGRSGKVAYMPQKDLLFPWRTVLDNTALGLEAQGVRRKEARARADALFADFGLDGFQKAYPSQLSGGMRQRAALLRTVVLERPVLLLDEPFGALDSLTRSDMQIWLAGMWQKYRWTVVLVTHDIREAVLLADTVHVLSPRPATVVERFEVPLSRPRGAEDVTTPGFGAAERRVLDALRGTTAVGAP
- a CDS encoding ABC transporter permease, whose protein sequence is MSRVLRSLWPPLLVLAVVVGGWQVYVTATGVDPTALPSPARVVEQGWENRAELWTQTLPTLQETLLGFALSFVAAWLIAVLLDFSAAARRGLYPLLVATQTIPIVAVAPLLIIWFGFGLLPKMLVVTLTTFFPLAANLAAGFASTDREAMRLLRTLGAGRWRAFRLVRVPSAMPYFFAGLRVSVTYAVVGAVFAEYAGAEAGLGIYMQAQKSAFRTDLVFAAVGVTAALSIALFGATYLLQRLVLPWERAQRKVTS
- a CDS encoding ABC transporter substrate-binding protein encodes the protein MHHRPLIPAMAAISLLAVTTACSADTDAGASTTAKDGTTTVTLALDWTPNTNHTGIYVAQAKGWFKAAGIDLKIVPYGATAPETLVAAHKADFGISYQEGVTTARAAGQDITSVYAVTQKTNVTVAVRADRADIGSPKDLDGATYAGFGAPYEKPLLQEVVRNAGGKGDFKQVTLSTSAYAALYAGKADFAMPMPTWEGLEAELSGKPLKNFQLSEYGFPAIYSTLVASSDQYLKKNPETAKKFLAALDKGYRYAVDRPDEAADLLISANKSILTNTELVKKSERLLAKEYYKGADGAIGTQSAERWQAFADFEYKAGLLVDANGKKQTKTPDASEFFTNAYLPVAK
- a CDS encoding ABC transporter substrate-binding protein, with protein sequence MSHIRVMLDYFHPWPNSAGFYVARARRWFAEAGLDVELVVQDPGRGDTLEYLAQGEVDFGVFPPNRLLARRAAQGQPLIAVAAVNHRGLEAIQTTTSTGIKRPRDLAGRRIALNPTPRGLAMVRHLVAADGGDPDAVAIIDAGARELTVDDIAAGEADATFGNYWSWDALRGDLPEEQRLTWPVDEIGAPRYHSYLLGTSERLLDRQPSLVRNFLAVTARGYAAAAQEPDATLELLERVIPYFPRSLIARSLSLVAPTWTDAHGRWGVIDEDRMGPYAHWLAEHGAVGHARDWDRSFTNSLLDVPA